ACACCAAGATCCCCCGGCTTCGACCTTCTGGGGAGGGCCTGGAACAAATCTGTGGATAAACCCCGCCTGTGGATAAAGGGCGTCGCTAAGAGAGAGCAATGGAAAATATGCTCATTGGTTCCCCACGGCGAGATCTCAGCAGCCTCTCAGCGCGGCGGAGAAAACTGGTGGCATGCGGATTCTTGTGGTGGACGACGACCAGGCGGTCCGGGACTCCTTGCGTCGCTCCCTCGCGTTCAACGGCTACGACGTGGAACTCGCCGCCGACGGCCTCGCCGCGCTCGAGTCGATCGCGCGCAACCGTCCCGACGCGGTGGTGCTGGACGTGATGATGCCGCGCCTCGACGGGCTCGAGGCCTGCCGGCGGCTGCGCTCGGCCGGTGAGGACCTGCCGATCCTCGTGCTCACCGCGCGGGACGCCGTCTCCGACCGGGTCGCCGGGCTCGACGCCGGCGCCGACGACTACCTGCCCAAGCCCTTCGCGCTCGAGGAGCTGCTGGCCCGCCTGCGGGCGCTGCTGCGGCGCACCCAGCCCGCCTACGCGGCGGACAGCGGTCAGCTCAGCTTCGCCGACCTGACCCTCGACCCGCTGGCCCGCGAGGTCACCCGGGGCGAGCGCACGGTGCGGCTGACCCGGACCGAGTTCAACCTGCTCGAACTGCTCATGCGCCACCCCCGGCAGGTGCTGACGCGCTCTCAGATCCTCGAGGAGGTCTGGGGGTTCGACTTCCCGACCACCGCGAATTCGCTCGAAGTGTACGTGGGCTACCTGCGGCGCAAGACCGAGGCCGAGGGCGAGCCCCGCCTCATCCACACGGTGCGCGGCATCGGCTACGCCCTGCGCGAGACGGCGCCATGAGCGCTTCCCCCTTCGAGGCCCCGCCCGCGGCGAAGCAGAACGCGGTGGGCCGGTGGCTCGGCCGGCGTTCCTTCCGTTCCCGGATAACCATGCTGGTGGTCGTCGCGGTCGGGCTCTCCGTGGCCCTCGGCTCGCTGATCAGCTACATCGCGATCAGCCACGCCGTGACGGCGAGCCTGGACAACGATCTGAAGCAGAAGACGGCGTTGATCAACGGCTCCGTCCTCAACGATCCCCGATACCTCACCAGCCCGAACCCCAACGTCTCCTCCTCGTCCTCGAACACCTTGGTGCTGGCGGGCGCGCGGCTGACGATCGTGCTGAACACCGGCGCCGCCATCGTCCCGGTGACGGCGACGCTCAACGGCGACCAGTCCACGCCGAACGTGCAGCCCGTCGCCCCCTACGGCGACCCGGAAGTCCAGGTCGCTCAGCGCGCCCGGGCTTCGTCCCTGCGCACCATCGCCTACCAGGGCGTCAACTACCGCGTCTACGCCGTGCCGGATGCGAATCCGGCCGTGGACGGCGCGGCGGTGGTGGTCGCCCTCCCGCTGACCGAGACCGAGGCGACGCTCAGCACCGTGGCCACGATCTCGATCGTGGTCGGCCTGATCGGCATCGCCATCGCCGCGGCCGCGGGCTTCGCCATCGGCCGGGCGGCGCTGCGGCCGATCGAGCAGCTCTCCCGGGCCACCGAGTACATCGCGCACACCGGAGACCTGCGCTCACTGCCGGTCACCGGGGATGACGAGCTCGCCCAGCTCACCCGCAACTTCAACACCATGCTCGAGGCACTGGCCCGTTCGCAGGACCATCAGAAACGCCTGGTCGCGGACGCCGGGCACGAGCTGCGTACCCCGCTGACCTCCATGCGCACCAACCTCGACCTGCTCGCCCAGGTCATGGCGTCGCCGGACGACGCGCGGCTGCCGCAGGAGGAGCGCATCGCGCTGATGAACGACGTGCGGGCGCAGATGGAGGAGCTGTCCGTGCTGATCGCGGACCTGGTGGAGCTCTCCCGAGACGAGCGGCCCTCGCACGCGGTCGAGCGGCTGGACCTGCGCGACGTGATCGAGCGTGCGTCCGAACGGGTGCAGCGCCGGGCACCGGGGCTCACCTACGACCTCCGTCTGGCCCCTTGGTACCTGGACGGCGACGCCGCTTCGCTGGAGCGGCTGGTGACGAACCTGATGGACAACGCGGCGAAGTGGTCGCCCGAGGACGGCACCGTGACGGTGACGCTCAGTGAAGGCCTGCTGCAGGTGGCCGACCAGGGGCCGGGCATCGCCGAGGCGGACCTGACGCACGTGTTCGAGCGTTTCTACCGGTCGCCCGAGGCCCGGGCCACGCCGGGATCAGGGCTCGGGCTGGCGATCGTCCGCCAGATCGCGGAGAACCACGGCGGTCGCGTGGCCGCGGCTCGCGCCCCGGGCGGCGGCGCGCTGCTCGGCGTCTGGCTGCCGGGTTCGCCGGTGTCCGGGCAACTGCCGTCGTCGGCGTCCTGAACCGACCCGGTTCACCGTCGAAAAACGCTCACCCGTCCGGCCTAGCTCGACCATTCAGGGCAATGCCCTGACACTCATTCGGCCGTGTCGTAACTCCGACGCCGGAAGCCGTCCAGGCTTCCGGCGTCTCAGTTCGATAACGGATTACGGATCCACAACCAGTTCTCGCATCAGTCTCAGCGAAGTCTCAGCAGACGAGCCGAAAGTACAGCCATGACCGAGACGCCAGAGCACCCCTCCACCCCCGAGCCGGACCGGGCAGCCGACCAGGAAGCCGAGCTGGTGCCGGCCGCCGTACTGCCGCAGCACGGCGACCCCCTGGCGCCGGAGGCCCCGGCCCCGGCCCCGGCCGCGAACCCGGCCCCGGCTCCGGCCGCGAACCCCTCCGCCCAGTCCGTCGCCGGGCAGAGCTGGGCCATCCAGCCCGCCCCCGCGGACCTCGCGCCGCCGCAGACGGGTGCGCCGGCGCCGGCCTACCCGCAGCAGCCCTACCCGGCGCAGCAGCAGCCGTACGCCGCCCCGCAGGCTCAGCCGCAGCAGCCGCAGCCGCAGCACGCGCCGTACCCGGGCCAGCCGCAGCCGCAGGGCAACCCGTACATCGCGCAGCAGCCGCAGCCGCAGTCCTACTCGGCGCCCCAGCCGCAGCCTCAGCCCCAGCCCCAGCCCCAGCAGCCGGCGGCGTACCCGAGCCAGCCGCTGCCGGCCTCGCCGAGCCAGCCCGCGTCCGGCGCCCCGCTCCCGGCCGCCGGCGCCTCGGGCGGCGGCGACGGAACCACGCCGTCCTGGGCCACGCCGGCCGTCGGCGGGCTCCCGCCCTACGGCGAGGGCCCCGCGCCGCTGGTCTTCGAGCCGGCCTCGCGCAACTCCAAGAACCGCACGCTGATCACCGCGGCCGTGGTCGCCGCCCTGGTCGGCGGCGGTGTGGGCGCCGGCATCAGCTACGCGATGCGCGACGACTCGGGCAACGCCGTGACCTCCTCGGTCAACACCAGCGGCCTGGACACCGGGTCGGACAACGCCAGCGCCGTCACCGCCGTGGCCAAGAAGGTGCTCCCGTCCGTGGTGACCATCACCGTGGCGCCGAACTCCTCGAACTCCTCCAGCGGCGGGGACATCGGCACCGGGATCATCCTGAACTCCACCGGCGAGATCCTGACCAACAACCACGTCGTGTCCACCGCGGCCGCCGGCGGCTACACCATCACCGTCACCTTCGACGGCGGCGCCAACGCCCAGGCCAAGATCGTGGACCGGGACCCGACCAGCGACCTCGCCGTGATCCAGGCCTCGAACGTCAAGGACCTGACCCCGGCCACGCTCGGCGACTCCACCTCGGTGCAGATCGGCCAGGAGGTCGTGGCCATCGGCGCGCCGCTTGGCATGTCCAACACGGTCACCAGCGGCATCATCTCAGCGCTCGACCGCCCGGTGATCCCCGAGTCCGACAGCGGCTCGGGCCAGTCCAGCCCGTCCACCTCGGTCACCGCGCTGGACGCGATCCAGACCGACGCGGCGATCAACCCCGGCAACTCCGGCGGCCCGCTGATCGACATGAACGGCGCCGTCATCGGGATCGACTCGGCGATCGCCAGCACCGGCTCGAACGACCTCGGCGGCAGCGGCGAGAGCGGCTCGATCGGCCTGGGCTTCGCCATCCCGATCTCGCAGGCCAAGCCGGTGATCCAGGAGCTCGAGGCCAAGCAGACCCCGACGCACGCGGTGCTCGGCGTCTCGGTGCAGGACGCGGCCGTCACGGCCACGCACACCGGCGCGATGCTCTCCCAGATCACCTCGGGCGGAGCGGCCGCGAACGCCGGCCTGAAGTCCGGCGACGAGGTCATCGCGATCGACGCCCAGCAGATCGACGGCTCGGACGCGCTGGAGGCCGCGGTTCACTCGTATCGGCCCGGTACTAGTGTCAAGATCACTTACATCCGCGACGGACAGACCAGCACGGCCAACGTGACCCTGGCCTCCGCGGTCGACTCCACCAGCTGAGGCTGACGGAGTAACGGAAACGGGTTCCCCGGCGACCAGGCGGCGCCGGGGGGCCCGTTTTTTCGTCGTCAGGCGCCGTATCGCGACATGCGGTGCCGTGCGGAGGAAGCCGCTAGAGAGTCGGATCCGCGGCGAAGGACGGAGCCGCGGCCAGCAGCACCCGCGCCGCGGTCACGGTCAACGTGGCCGACGCCTCCTCGCCCACCCGGTCGGCCCAGGAGCCGTCCGGGTTCTGCAGCAAGGTGAGCCGGGACGCTATCCGCCGGTTCCACCGGTCCCCCGGCCGCGTGCACACGCCGAACCAGGCCAGGTCCTCGACGCCGAAGCCCTCGAACCCGCGCCCCACGACGTCGAGCAGCCGCCGCACGGCCATGGTGCGTCCCTGCGTGCGCAACACCCGCGCGGCGAGCCAATGCGCCACCGTAGGGGCAGGCAGTCGGCCGTGCGGATCCACCGACCACTCCAGTGCCTCGGCGGCCTTCGCCACGGCCTCAGGGGCCACCCCGTAGTCCGCCAGCGCGACGCCGCAGTTGGCGGTCAGATAGGCGCGGGCGCCCGGCGAGCCCGGCAGCAGCCAGTCCGGCGTGCGGCTGCTCGGCCCCTCGCTCCACGTGCCGTCCACGCCCTGCGCCTGGATCACGAAGTCGAGGCCGGCCTGGACGTCGGCGGCCAGCGCCGAGACCGGCAGCCCGTGCAGCAGGAAGAGCTGGTAGCAGGTGCCGTCGAGGCTTGACGCACCGTCAGACCAGAAGGCCGGCCAGCCTCCGTCCGCGTTCTGCGCAGTCCGCGGCGCGATCGGGGCACCCTCGACCTCCCGACCCGCCGCAACGGCGAACCGGGCGCGATCGAGGGCGTCGCCGTGCGTCTGCACGTATTGCCACGCCGCCGCCAGCGACGCCGTGAGGGCCTCGTTCATAAGCTGGAACCGTAGCGCTAGCGCCGTACTGTCGTCCAGGGCGGCCGCGCCTCGGACGTCATCGGCGGCAGCGCACCCACCAGGGGAGTTTCCTGAAGAACGGCGTCAGGGGCTGAGGACCGGACCGCCCCTGTGCCGACACCAGGACTATTCTGAAAACTGAGTGATCGTCATGGGTTGCGGCGCTGGTAAAACGCACGGCGCCGCGAGCGTCTTCGGCTCGTTCGGCTCGGCTCGCGATACCGTGGCGCACCAGCCAGCGGCCGGTTGCCGCAACACGGTCACGATCCGCGTTCTTCGCAGCGTGGTCGATGTGCTCGTTCGGATGGATGGGGATGCACAGACCGTGGAAAGCCGACGCCAACTCGTGCGGCTGCGCGCGGCGGACGGACGGCGAGGGGAGCCGGTCCGCAGACCGACTCCCCCTGTGCACTACTGATTCACCGCTGAACGGCGCCCGAGATACTGGTGGAACGTACTTATTCGTTGCTTGCGCTATTCCTCGGCCGAGGTCGCAGCCCAGGGCAGGCCGAGGCCCGGCGCGACGTCCTTGGCGATCCATGACATGACCCTGTCCCCGCGCCTCACGGCTGCGCGGGCTCCCTCCGCCCAGGACTCGCTGCCGAGCGCCTCGATGTAAAGAGTCCGCGCAGCGTTCCAGGCAGCTGATGTGGCCGCGGCGTGTGGGTTCTTCAGCCCCAGGTACTGCGCGATCACGGCAGCAGCTTGGATCCGGATCGGCGTCGGGCCCATCTGGGCCAGGGCACGACTGTGGGCACTCAGAACGGGGCCGGCGTGGGGATACGGGCCGAGCGTTGAACCCATGCCCTCGCACTGGCACATGGTGGCCAGCAGAAGGCAGGTCGCATCGACCAGTTCCGGGTCACTGTCAAACTTTCCGACCGCCTCGTGCAATCGCCCTGTATCGGCGATTTTGCCGGCGTAGTAGCCGGCGAGAAAGTCACCGTCCACGCCCTTCCTGAGCAGCCACGGAAATGTCGTCGGGTCGCGCAGGCCGCAGATCGCCTCGACGATGTAGACACGGCCCCATCCTTCGACCCGGTCGGCCAGCCAGATCAGAGCCTGCGCTCCGCCGTCTACCTCTTTGAGCGCTCGAGCCGCGAGAGCCCCGAAGCGTTCGGAGAGTAGCCCGATGGTCTGAACAAGCGGGATGTCCTGCGGGTCGATGCCCACAGCGCCGATGATCGACAGGCCCATCGTCACTGTGCACCGGTCGGTACCGTTGCGCACCAACCAGCGTCCGGTTGCCAGAACACGGTCACGATCCGCGTTCTTCGCGGCGTAGTCGATGTGCTCGTTCGGGTGGATCGGGACGTAGAGACCATGGAAAGCCGGCGCCAACTCGTGCGCCTGCGCGTCGGAGTCCGCGAGGTATTCGGCCAGCAGCCCGGCCACTTCCGACCCCAGCCGCTGATGCTTCGAATACTTCGGGCTGGAGGCTTCGTCATGTGCTTGATCGTCAGGGAACGGCTCGCCCTCCCGTGGGAGAGGCTGATCCGGAGCCAGTCGGTGCAATGCCGACGCGTGGTCGAACAGCGTCTGCGGGGTCTCGGGCATCTTCGGCCCGCTTGCAGTCGTCACCGGCGAACGGTGGACTCGATTCTGTTAGCCATACACCGGATCATCGCACAACCACCGTTCTGACGGCGGCCGCCGCCGGGACCCGCTTTCCGGAAAAGCCGGGCGTAGGGCGGGTGGGTAACGAGCCGTCAGGTCGCCTACGGGCACCGGACACGTCGGCACGAGGCAGCTAACGGCCTCGGGAAAGGGCCCAGGGGAGCCGACGCAATCGCCGACTCCCCAGTGAACTGCGCGTTTATCGCGCTTCAGCGCTCATTTTCAGCTGCAGCCGCTGGTCGAGCCGCAGCCCTCGCAGACGTAGCACGAGCCGGCGGGGCGCATCTTGGTGCCGCAGTTGGCGCACAGCGGCGCGTCGGCGGCGTGGCCCATCTTGGCTTCGAGCAGCTCCATGGAGGAGTGCGCAGAGCCGGTGACGGCGGGCCGGGCCGAGGGCCGGGCGGTGGTCTCCTCGGCGGTGTCGGCGCCGGTCGACGGGGCGCCGGACTTCTGGGCGTGGCGCTCTATCGGCGCGGACTGGGCCATCTCGGTGAGGTCGGCGTCATCGCCCTCGGCGGGCAGGTACGAGCCGGTCTCGAGCTGGCGCTGGCGCTCGGTGGCCGAGTAGATGCCGTAGTCGGCGCGGACGTCGAAGGGCAGGTAGTCCAGGGCCAGGCGGCGGAAGATGTAGTCCAGGATCGACTGGGCCATCCGCACGTCCGGGTCCTCGGTCAGGCCGGCCGGCTCGAAGCGCATGTTCGTGAACTTCGAGACGTACGTCTCCAGCGGCACGCCGTACTGCAGGCCCACCGAGATGGCGATGGAGAACGCGTCCATCATGCCCGCGAGGGTCGAGCCCTGCTTCGCCATCTTCAGGAAGACCTCGCCGAGGCCGTCGTCGGGGTAGGAATTTGCGATCATGTAGCCCTTGGCGCCGCCGACCGCGAAGGACGTGGTCGAGCCGCTGCGGGCCCGGGGCAGGCGCTTGCGGGTCGGGCGGCGCTCGATCACGGTGCGCACCTCGACCGGCGCCTCGGCGGCGGCCAGGGCGGCCGCCTTCGCCGCGGCCTCCTTCTTGGCGCCCTTGGCGTCCTGCAGCGGCTGGCCGACCTTGCAGTTGTCCCGGTAGACGGCCAGGGCCTTGAGACCCAGCTTCCAGCCCTCGTAGTAGATCCGCTCGATCTCCTCCACCGTGGCGGACTCGGGCAGGTTGACCGTCTTGGAGATCGAGCCTGAGATGAACGGCTGGATCGCGGCCATCATCAGCACGTGGCCCATCGGCGCGATGGACCGCTCGCCCATGGCGCAGTCGAAGACCTCGTAGTGCTCGGGGCGCAGCGCCGGGGCGTCGACCACGTGGCCGTGCTCGGCGATGTAGGCGACGATCGCCTCGACCTGCTCCTGCGGGTAGCCCAGCCGGCGCAGGGCCCGCGGCACGGTGTTGTTCACGATCTGCATCGACCCGCCGCCGACCAGCTTCTTGAACTTCACCAGAGCCAGGTCCGGCTCCACGCCGGTGGTGTCGCAGTCCATCATGAAGCCGATGGTGCCGGTCGGGGCGAGCACGCTGGCCTGCGCGTTGCGCCAGCCGTTCTCGGCGCCGATCTCGAGGCAGGCGGCCCACTCGGCCTTGGCCGCGTCCAGGATGGCGCCGTCGAACTCCTCGAGGGTGACGACCCGGTCCGCCGCGTCGGCGTGCTTGCGCATGACCCGGGCGTGCGGCTCGGCGTTGGCGGCGAAGCCGGCGTAGGGGCCGACGATCCCGGCCAGCTCGGCCGAGCGGCGGTAGGCGGTACCGGTCATCAGGGCGCTGATGGACGCGGCGACGGCGCGGCCGCCGTCCGAGTCGTACGCGTGGCCGGTCGCCATCAGCAGCGCGCCGAGGTTGGCGTAGCCGATGCCGAGCTGGCGGTAGTCGCGGGTGGTCTGGCCGATCGACTCGGTCGGGAAGTCGGCGAAGCAGATGGAGATGTCCATCGCCGTGATGACGAGCTCGACGGTCTTGGCGAACAGCTCGTGGTCGAAGCTCGACGCGTCGTCGCTGAGGAACTTCAGCAGGTTCAGCGAGGCCAGGTTGCACGAGGAGTTGTCCAGCGACAGGTACTCCGAGCACGGGTTGGAGGCGGTGATCCGGCCGGTGTTCGGGTTGGTGTGCCAGTCGTTGATGACGTCGTCGTACTGCAGGCCCGGGTCGGCGCACTCCCACGCGGCCGTGGCGATCTGCCGGAACAGGTCCTTGGCCGGGACCCGCTCGATGATCTCGCCGGTGGTGCGCGCGCGCAGGCCGAAGGACCCGCTCTGCTCATAGGCCCGCATGAACTCGTCGTTCACCCGGACGCTGTTGTTCGCGTTCTGATACTGGACCGAGGTGATGTCCGAGCCGCCGAGGTCCATGTCGAACCCGGCGTCGCGCAGGACCCTGATCTTGTCCTCTTCGCGCGCCTTGGTCTGCACGAACTCCTGGATGTCCGGGTGGTCCACGTCCAGCACGACCATCTTGGCCGCGCGCCGGGTGGCGCCGCCGGACTTGATGGTGCCGGCCGAGGCGTCGGCGCCACGCATGAAGGAGACCGGGCCCGAGGCGTTGCCGCCGGAGGAGAGCAGCTCCTTGGAGGAGCGGATCCGGGAGAGGTTCAGACCCGCGCCGGAGCCGCCCTTGAAGATCAGCCCCTCTTCCCGGTACCAGTTCAGGATCGAGTCCATGGTGTCGTCCACGGCCAGGATGAAGCAGGCG
This genomic window from Actinospica robiniae DSM 44927 contains:
- a CDS encoding vitamin B12-dependent ribonucleotide reductase; translated protein: MTETISAAARRNGKKGATVPAQNGRGDATEGRGLRVKRVYTTPGVHPYDAVTWESRDVVMTNWRDGSVNFEQYGVEFPDFWSVNAANIVTTKYFRGALGTPQRETSLRQVVDRVVQTYRKAGQEHGYFAGDEDAEIFEHELTHMLVHQVFSFNSPVWFNVGTASPQQVSACFILAVDDTMDSILNWYREEGLIFKGGSGAGLNLSRIRSSKELLSSGGNASGPVSFMRGADASAGTIKSGGATRRAAKMVVLDVDHPDIQEFVQTKAREEDKIRVLRDAGFDMDLGGSDITSVQYQNANNSVRVNDEFMRAYEQSGSFGLRARTTGEIIERVPAKDLFRQIATAAWECADPGLQYDDVINDWHTNPNTGRITASNPCSEYLSLDNSSCNLASLNLLKFLSDDASSFDHELFAKTVELVITAMDISICFADFPTESIGQTTRDYRQLGIGYANLGALLMATGHAYDSDGGRAVAASISALMTGTAYRRSAELAGIVGPYAGFAANAEPHARVMRKHADAADRVVTLEEFDGAILDAAKAEWAACLEIGAENGWRNAQASVLAPTGTIGFMMDCDTTGVEPDLALVKFKKLVGGGSMQIVNNTVPRALRRLGYPQEQVEAIVAYIAEHGHVVDAPALRPEHYEVFDCAMGERSIAPMGHVLMMAAIQPFISGSISKTVNLPESATVEEIERIYYEGWKLGLKALAVYRDNCKVGQPLQDAKGAKKEAAAKAAALAAAEAPVEVRTVIERRPTRKRLPRARSGSTTSFAVGGAKGYMIANSYPDDGLGEVFLKMAKQGSTLAGMMDAFSIAISVGLQYGVPLETYVSKFTNMRFEPAGLTEDPDVRMAQSILDYIFRRLALDYLPFDVRADYGIYSATERQRQLETGSYLPAEGDDADLTEMAQSAPIERHAQKSGAPSTGADTAEETTARPSARPAVTGSAHSSMELLEAKMGHAADAPLCANCGTKMRPAGSCYVCEGCGSTSGCS
- a CDS encoding response regulator transcription factor, with product MRILVVDDDQAVRDSLRRSLAFNGYDVELAADGLAALESIARNRPDAVVLDVMMPRLDGLEACRRLRSAGEDLPILVLTARDAVSDRVAGLDAGADDYLPKPFALEELLARLRALLRRTQPAYAADSGQLSFADLTLDPLAREVTRGERTVRLTRTEFNLLELLMRHPRQVLTRSQILEEVWGFDFPTTANSLEVYVGYLRRKTEAEGEPRLIHTVRGIGYALRETAP
- a CDS encoding S1C family serine protease encodes the protein MTETPEHPSTPEPDRAADQEAELVPAAVLPQHGDPLAPEAPAPAPAANPAPAPAANPSAQSVAGQSWAIQPAPADLAPPQTGAPAPAYPQQPYPAQQQPYAAPQAQPQQPQPQHAPYPGQPQPQGNPYIAQQPQPQSYSAPQPQPQPQPQPQQPAAYPSQPLPASPSQPASGAPLPAAGASGGGDGTTPSWATPAVGGLPPYGEGPAPLVFEPASRNSKNRTLITAAVVAALVGGGVGAGISYAMRDDSGNAVTSSVNTSGLDTGSDNASAVTAVAKKVLPSVVTITVAPNSSNSSSGGDIGTGIILNSTGEILTNNHVVSTAAAGGYTITVTFDGGANAQAKIVDRDPTSDLAVIQASNVKDLTPATLGDSTSVQIGQEVVAIGAPLGMSNTVTSGIISALDRPVIPESDSGSGQSSPSTSVTALDAIQTDAAINPGNSGGPLIDMNGAVIGIDSAIASTGSNDLGGSGESGSIGLGFAIPISQAKPVIQELEAKQTPTHAVLGVSVQDAAVTATHTGAMLSQITSGGAAANAGLKSGDEVIAIDAQQIDGSDALEAAVHSYRPGTSVKITYIRDGQTSTANVTLASAVDSTS
- a CDS encoding sensor histidine kinase, yielding MSASPFEAPPAAKQNAVGRWLGRRSFRSRITMLVVVAVGLSVALGSLISYIAISHAVTASLDNDLKQKTALINGSVLNDPRYLTSPNPNVSSSSSNTLVLAGARLTIVLNTGAAIVPVTATLNGDQSTPNVQPVAPYGDPEVQVAQRARASSLRTIAYQGVNYRVYAVPDANPAVDGAAVVVALPLTETEATLSTVATISIVVGLIGIAIAAAAGFAIGRAALRPIEQLSRATEYIAHTGDLRSLPVTGDDELAQLTRNFNTMLEALARSQDHQKRLVADAGHELRTPLTSMRTNLDLLAQVMASPDDARLPQEERIALMNDVRAQMEELSVLIADLVELSRDERPSHAVERLDLRDVIERASERVQRRAPGLTYDLRLAPWYLDGDAASLERLVTNLMDNAAKWSPEDGTVTVTLSEGLLQVADQGPGIAEADLTHVFERFYRSPEARATPGSGLGLAIVRQIAENHGGRVAAARAPGGGALLGVWLPGSPVSGQLPSSAS